A window of the Deinococcus gobiensis I-0 genome harbors these coding sequences:
- a CDS encoding beta strand repeat-containing protein, with product MVNKAKIGAWRSCAWLVTGLVTLGSAGQAITCATPGKDGVGTNLTGVVNTYYPGTANAPAGANTLSLGASAGASTQITAGDLLLVMQMQDATINSTDSTAYGSGGTSGSGATAVNAGKYEYVVATSASSGNGSVSIRGDGNSGGLINSYANSAYSASSGAKRFQVIRIPQYSSATLGTSAVTAPAWNGAVGGVVAFDVAGSLGLNGGSVTATGLGFRGGAGRGLSGGTGGSGTAYASAASNNYHAQKGEGVAGTPQYVLANGATVQTDTTTEGYPGGSSARGAPGNAGGGGTDSNPAANDQNTGGGGGAGGGAGGKGGNAWSSQSPVGGIGGAAVSIGVSQLTLGGGGGAGTTNNATGTPANGLASSGAAGGGVVMVRAGTVSGSGTVSASGANANNSVVNDGSGGGGAGGSVMIVSPNALPGTLNVTANGGTGGTNTGGGSPHGPGGGGGGGAVVLSSSGPAVSVAGGAAGTTSGGTFGAVPGSVGTQALTATVSQVPGASATATCFPTLTVTKTTSTPSRVSGTNTTASYTITVSNTGGTASGVTLSDVLPAPFTYSATTATTYNGGASGPASATGTGTTTALFGSATSSFTLPQGGSLSVTFTVNLNSAAAGTYQNPATVSYTDPTRTSATGTISPGDTYAAGGTVAGSNYASGSSTGEDVTITNPPLACTNNFYALLGDTTNGFQKIATLSPDGTVGNTIATVPPGANSANVNAALGVSADGTKLFVAAEDGNLKVYDVTTGQWVASVPISGLTTGSLRVLRLGVTQPTTVNPNGLGYFSVGTQIWRFQTTAPYTISGPTTLNYTDSSGLTPAVTISGSGDFFADSAGNLFLSVNNGNNGSYLDTFLVRPNGGVLFLGRLNDTDIGTDTYGGYAAIGQTIYASSAGGRIIAVNLAALTVTQTAASNTLRGNSDLASCSYPTLNPIIGVTKTAAKVAGSAGSLILPGDTIEYTIIVRNSGNISAAETTLQDPIPAGATYVAGSTKLNTVAVADNNGAMPFATAKIISSPGAANGVLQADSTPTVTTDREATLTFRVTVNAGTTSVSNQATATYSDNSTGSAATTSVLSDDPNTPAPNDPTVTDTARPVLTVTKTVDRTVALYPSPVGGAEPVPPVLTYTVTVTNNGSVAATGVTLTDVLPANVGTPTVTENGNAVTTTQNGQNLTWSVGTLATGTAATRTFKVTVTAPTAPTLRATQPQSALVNSVSASATNAANSAAATATTGTAYTALFKQVHNLGSSPAATPIPATSPAWSSTGTGLPQNVLEYCIDFTNYGSLPLNNYRIDDGVPANTTLVAGSLFVKQGNMQVTPSTAFTGATTSVSGNTVTATIGTLAINTTGSFCFRAKIN from the coding sequence ATGGTGAACAAAGCAAAGATCGGCGCGTGGCGGTCCTGCGCCTGGCTGGTGACCGGACTGGTCACGCTGGGCTCGGCGGGGCAGGCCATCACCTGCGCCACGCCGGGGAAAGACGGCGTGGGGACCAATCTCACCGGGGTCGTGAACACCTACTATCCGGGGACGGCCAATGCCCCGGCCGGCGCGAACACCCTCTCGCTGGGGGCCAGTGCCGGAGCCAGTACCCAGATCACGGCAGGCGACCTGCTGCTGGTCATGCAGATGCAGGACGCGACCATCAACTCCACCGACAGCACTGCTTACGGCAGCGGCGGGACCAGTGGTTCCGGCGCGACTGCCGTCAATGCCGGGAAGTACGAGTATGTCGTGGCGACCTCGGCCTCCAGCGGTAACGGCAGCGTCAGCATCCGTGGTGACGGCAACAGCGGTGGCCTGATCAACAGCTACGCCAACTCGGCCTATAGCGCGTCCAGCGGCGCCAAGCGGTTTCAGGTCATCCGGATTCCGCAGTACAGCAGCGCGACCCTCGGGACTTCGGCGGTGACGGCGCCGGCCTGGAACGGCGCGGTCGGCGGTGTGGTGGCCTTCGACGTGGCAGGATCGCTGGGGCTGAACGGGGGAAGTGTCACGGCGACCGGCCTGGGTTTCCGGGGTGGGGCGGGCCGGGGCCTGTCCGGTGGCACGGGAGGATCGGGCACTGCGTATGCCAGTGCGGCGAGTAACAACTACCACGCCCAGAAGGGTGAAGGGGTCGCGGGAACGCCCCAGTATGTCCTTGCCAACGGGGCAACGGTGCAGACCGATACCACGACCGAAGGTTATCCGGGGGGCAGTTCTGCCCGGGGTGCGCCGGGTAACGCGGGGGGCGGCGGGACGGACAGCAACCCAGCCGCCAACGATCAGAACACGGGCGGCGGCGGCGGCGCCGGTGGCGGTGCCGGCGGTAAAGGGGGCAACGCCTGGAGTTCCCAGAGCCCCGTAGGGGGGATCGGGGGCGCGGCCGTCTCGATCGGGGTCTCGCAGCTCACGCTGGGGGGCGGTGGCGGCGCGGGAACGACCAACAACGCGACGGGCACGCCGGCGAATGGTCTGGCGAGTAGCGGCGCGGCGGGCGGCGGCGTCGTGATGGTCCGGGCCGGCACAGTGTCCGGTTCCGGTACGGTTTCGGCCAGTGGTGCGAACGCCAACAATTCCGTCGTCAACGACGGCTCCGGTGGTGGCGGCGCAGGCGGCAGCGTGATGATCGTCTCGCCCAACGCGCTGCCCGGCACCTTGAACGTCACGGCAAACGGCGGAACCGGCGGGACCAACACGGGCGGCGGGTCTCCGCACGGCCCGGGGGGTGGGGGTGGTGGCGGCGCCGTGGTGCTGTCCAGCAGTGGGCCTGCCGTGTCTGTCGCGGGCGGCGCAGCCGGGACGACCTCGGGTGGTACCTTCGGAGCGGTGCCCGGGAGTGTGGGCACGCAGGCCCTGACGGCGACCGTGTCCCAGGTCCCCGGCGCTTCGGCCACGGCGACCTGCTTTCCCACTCTGACGGTCACCAAGACGACCAGTACCCCTTCGCGGGTGTCCGGCACGAATACGACGGCGTCTTACACCATCACGGTGAGCAATACGGGGGGGACGGCCAGTGGCGTGACCCTGTCTGATGTGCTGCCTGCACCTTTTACCTACAGCGCCACCACAGCTACGACCTATAACGGGGGTGCAAGCGGCCCGGCAAGCGCGACGGGTACGGGGACCACCACGGCCCTATTCGGCAGCGCGACCAGCAGCTTTACTCTGCCACAGGGAGGCAGTCTCAGCGTCACGTTCACGGTGAACCTGAACTCGGCGGCCGCCGGCACCTACCAGAACCCGGCGACGGTCAGCTATACCGATCCGACCCGCACGAGTGCTACGGGGACCATTTCGCCCGGTGATACCTATGCGGCTGGCGGCACGGTGGCCGGCAGCAACTACGCCTCCGGCAGCAGCACGGGCGAAGACGTGACGATCACCAATCCGCCGCTGGCCTGCACGAATAACTTCTATGCCCTCCTGGGAGACACGACCAACGGATTCCAGAAGATCGCTACTCTGTCGCCGGATGGCACGGTGGGGAATACGATCGCCACCGTGCCTCCTGGAGCCAATAGCGCGAATGTCAATGCGGCTCTAGGGGTCAGTGCAGACGGAACTAAACTGTTCGTCGCGGCAGAAGACGGAAACCTCAAAGTCTACGATGTGACGACAGGCCAGTGGGTTGCCTCGGTGCCCATCAGTGGGCTGACTACCGGGAGTCTCCGTGTTCTACGGCTGGGTGTGACGCAGCCGACCACGGTTAATCCAAACGGACTCGGTTATTTCAGTGTGGGTACCCAGATCTGGAGATTTCAAACCACGGCGCCCTATACCATTTCGGGCCCGACGACCCTGAACTATACGGACAGTTCCGGTCTAACACCTGCAGTCACCATTTCTGGAAGCGGCGACTTCTTTGCCGACAGTGCCGGTAACCTGTTCCTGAGCGTGAACAACGGGAACAACGGCTCGTACCTCGATACCTTCCTCGTGCGCCCGAATGGCGGTGTCCTGTTCCTGGGCCGCCTGAACGACACAGATATCGGGACTGACACCTACGGCGGTTATGCGGCTATTGGGCAGACCATCTATGCGAGTTCTGCCGGTGGACGGATCATCGCGGTCAATTTGGCTGCCCTTACGGTTACCCAAACAGCCGCCTCCAACACGCTACGGGGCAACTCCGACCTGGCCAGCTGCAGCTATCCCACCCTGAATCCGATCATCGGCGTGACCAAGACGGCGGCGAAAGTCGCGGGCAGTGCCGGCAGCCTGATCCTTCCGGGCGATACCATCGAATACACCATCATCGTCAGGAACAGCGGCAACATCAGCGCGGCCGAGACGACGCTGCAAGATCCCATTCCGGCAGGTGCAACCTACGTCGCAGGCAGCACCAAGCTGAACACGGTGGCCGTGGCCGACAACAACGGAGCCATGCCCTTTGCCACGGCCAAGATCATCAGCAGCCCGGGAGCGGCCAACGGCGTTCTTCAGGCCGACAGCACCCCCACGGTCACGACCGACCGAGAGGCGACCCTGACCTTCCGGGTGACGGTCAACGCGGGAACGACCAGCGTCAGCAACCAGGCCACCGCCACCTACTCGGACAACTCGACCGGCAGCGCGGCGACGACCAGCGTGCTCAGCGACGATCCCAACACGCCTGCGCCCAACGATCCCACCGTGACCGACACGGCCAGGCCTGTGCTTACCGTGACCAAGACGGTTGACCGGACGGTCGCGCTGTATCCCAGTCCAGTCGGTGGGGCCGAGCCTGTGCCGCCCGTGCTCACCTACACCGTTACGGTCACCAACAACGGAAGCGTCGCGGCGACGGGTGTGACGCTGACCGATGTCCTGCCTGCCAACGTCGGGACGCCCACCGTCACCGAGAACGGCAATGCGGTGACGACCACCCAGAACGGGCAGAACCTGACCTGGTCGGTGGGAACCCTGGCGACAGGGACGGCGGCCACCCGTACGTTCAAGGTCACGGTCACGGCCCCCACTGCGCCGACCCTGCGGGCCACCCAGCCCCAGAGCGCCCTGGTCAACAGCGTCTCGGCCTCGGCGACGAACGCCGCTAACTCGGCTGCCGCGACGGCGACCACCGGTACGGCCTACACGGCGCTGTTCAAGCAGGTGCACAACCTCGGGTCG